The following proteins are encoded in a genomic region of Paenibacillus sp. FSL R7-0273:
- a CDS encoding IS3 family transposase: MFIKQGNKAALVLRLVGLAESTYYDRKKRKSQDAQAVPQGRGRPVPGYSLTESGEKISDGQIQEMLLELVAGEEHVYGYKLLAKCLWNQHSLKLNHKKSYRLCQALEILQPQRHKRFKHPRKLPENRVITGAGQLWQMDIKYGYVAGRDRHFFVLSIIDVFTRVIVGYHRGSSCEAKHACQTLGRAMEQHCAQDSARPVIRTDNGPQFVSHLFGDMCESWEMTHERIPPRTPDLNAFIESFHSNIDRDLFRKEAFETFDEAYEAVDRYMDFYNNRRMHTSLRNMPPVEFSEWVMGLEDRSAFFWPRKKAK; the protein is encoded by the coding sequence ATGTTCATTAAGCAGGGGAATAAAGCAGCGTTGGTACTACGTCTCGTGGGGCTAGCAGAGTCTACGTATTACGACCGTAAGAAACGCAAGTCACAGGATGCCCAGGCCGTACCTCAGGGGCGCGGAAGACCCGTACCCGGCTATTCCCTGACCGAGTCTGGAGAGAAGATTAGCGACGGGCAGATCCAGGAAATGCTTCTGGAACTGGTCGCTGGAGAAGAGCACGTGTACGGGTACAAGCTCCTGGCCAAGTGCTTATGGAACCAGCACAGCCTTAAGCTCAATCACAAGAAAAGCTACCGGCTGTGTCAGGCGCTGGAGATCCTGCAGCCCCAGCGTCACAAGCGCTTTAAGCATCCCCGGAAGCTGCCGGAGAACCGGGTTATTACCGGAGCGGGTCAGCTCTGGCAGATGGACATTAAGTACGGGTACGTGGCGGGCCGGGACCGGCATTTCTTCGTCCTGAGCATTATCGATGTGTTTACCCGTGTCATCGTCGGCTACCACCGCGGATCGTCGTGTGAGGCCAAGCACGCCTGCCAGACGCTGGGACGCGCCATGGAGCAGCACTGCGCCCAGGACAGTGCACGCCCGGTGATCCGCACCGACAACGGCCCACAGTTCGTCAGCCACCTGTTTGGTGACATGTGTGAAAGCTGGGAAATGACTCATGAACGCATTCCGCCTCGAACACCGGATTTAAATGCTTTTATTGAATCGTTCCACAGTAATATTGATCGGGATTTGTTCCGTAAAGAGGCATTCGAAACGTTCGACGAGGCCTATGAAGCCGTGGACCGGTACATGGATTTCTACAACAACCGGAGAATGCACACCAGCCTTCGCAACATGCCACCGGTTGAATTTTCAGAGTGGGTCATGGGCCTAGAAGACCGGTCCGCCTTCTTCTGGCCGAGGAAAAAAGCGAAATAA
- a CDS encoding extracellular solute-binding protein, whose protein sequence is MTVNANQKVLKKALGIGLSAVMGMSLLAGCSSNGNADTASNGGTAADGGSKERVTLKVEIFDRGNSPEPYTITNNYLSNMVQERFGDPNNIDVEYVPVQRSEEVTKLNVLMASNTDVPDIVFTYDSSLFYRYAQQGGLTDVGALIDEHGPTLKKFLGEDTLAFGQLEGQQMAIPGKRAITGRYSSYIRQDWLDKLGLPVPTTTDELYTTLKAFKEKDPGGVGSKNIPMGMALAPAQFETLIYSFIKPIKGDLTYGQRYELPLHDGFKDAMQFLNKLYNEGLISQDFSLDEDKTQLAKDVQNGNIGYWSEDVDNIFYADGTLDNLYKNVEGSKLTAVDVLTNANEGNKHIKSRYASNGMYIMIPKSSKRAVEAIKYLDWMASDNNLIDIYSGVEGENYDLVDGIPVVKADVPQEFADRLFNAGDMAIISNGKNIGDQATNEKAWISGFPERNQEMLKQSIDIANTDTVGPIVFGKPIEAESKYGTTLNDKLAVIIVKTAMAKPEQFDAVYEQEMKDFMSLGGTQLKEELEAALKEL, encoded by the coding sequence ATGACAGTGAATGCAAACCAGAAGGTACTAAAGAAGGCACTGGGAATCGGATTGAGCGCAGTAATGGGGATGTCCCTGCTGGCCGGGTGCTCCTCTAATGGAAACGCGGATACGGCATCAAATGGAGGAACAGCAGCCGACGGAGGCAGCAAAGAGCGCGTTACGCTGAAGGTGGAAATTTTTGACCGCGGTAACAGTCCCGAGCCCTACACCATCACCAACAACTATCTCTCCAATATGGTACAGGAGCGGTTCGGTGATCCGAACAACATTGATGTTGAATATGTTCCGGTTCAGCGCTCCGAGGAAGTTACCAAGCTGAACGTGCTGATGGCCAGCAACACAGATGTGCCGGATATTGTGTTCACTTATGATTCCAGCTTGTTCTACCGCTACGCCCAGCAGGGCGGCCTGACTGATGTCGGAGCACTGATTGATGAGCACGGGCCGACTCTAAAAAAATTCCTTGGTGAAGATACATTGGCGTTTGGACAGCTGGAAGGCCAGCAGATGGCTATCCCGGGAAAACGGGCAATCACAGGCCGTTACAGCTCCTACATCCGCCAGGATTGGCTGGATAAGCTGGGCTTGCCGGTACCAACTACAACCGACGAATTATATACAACTTTGAAAGCGTTTAAAGAGAAGGATCCGGGCGGTGTTGGCAGCAAAAACATTCCGATGGGCATGGCGCTCGCTCCGGCCCAGTTCGAAACGCTGATCTACTCCTTCATCAAGCCGATCAAGGGCGATTTGACTTACGGCCAGCGCTATGAGCTGCCGCTGCACGACGGCTTCAAGGATGCGATGCAGTTCCTGAATAAGCTCTACAATGAAGGGCTGATCAGCCAGGATTTCAGTCTCGATGAAGATAAAACACAGCTGGCTAAGGATGTCCAAAACGGCAACATCGGCTACTGGTCAGAAGATGTGGACAATATCTTCTACGCCGACGGCACACTTGATAATCTCTACAAAAACGTAGAAGGCAGCAAATTGACCGCCGTAGACGTTCTGACCAATGCGAATGAGGGCAACAAGCATATTAAATCGCGTTATGCCTCTAACGGTATGTACATCATGATTCCGAAGAGCAGTAAACGTGCGGTGGAGGCCATTAAATATCTGGACTGGATGGCTTCGGACAACAACCTGATCGATATTTACAGCGGGGTTGAGGGCGAAAACTATGACCTGGTTGACGGTATCCCGGTAGTTAAGGCAGATGTTCCACAGGAATTTGCTGACCGTCTGTTCAATGCAGGCGACATGGCCATTATCTCTAACGGCAAGAACATTGGCGATCAGGCAACCAATGAAAAAGCATGGATCAGCGGTTTCCCTGAACGTAACCAGGAAATGCTGAAGCAATCCATTGATATTGCCAACACCGATACGGTTGGACCGATCGTCTTCGGTAAGCCGATTGAGGCAGAATCCAAGTACGGCACTACTCTTAATGACAAGCTGGCTGTAATTATCGTGAAGACAGCAATGGCTAAGCCGGAGCAGTTCGACGCGGTGTATGAGCAGGAAATGAAGGATTTCATGTCTCTCGGCGGAACTCAGCTTAAAGAAGAACTGGAAGCGGCACTGAAGGAACTGTAG
- a CDS encoding ABC transporter permease, which translates to MYALLSLPLIYFFIFRYGPMYGVQIAFKDFNLFQGIGGSEWIGFDAFREVFNMREFYTSLRNTFMLNFLDLVVSFPAPIILAIMLYEIKSAWFKKISQTILYIPHFISWVIIGGIVYQLFGNQSGMINEVLQGLGLNPVPFLTEKGPWLVTYLFTGVWQSAGWGTILYLAALTGVNRELFEAAEVDGATRMKKIWYITLPSIKPTIVTLLILNLGKMVSIGFDRPYVIGNTAVREYSDVLSTFVYRIGLESGQYTLATVVGLFQAVVGLVFILGSNYISKKMTGNGII; encoded by the coding sequence ATGTATGCGCTGCTTTCACTGCCACTCATTTACTTCTTTATCTTCCGTTACGGGCCGATGTACGGTGTGCAGATTGCCTTTAAGGATTTCAATCTGTTCCAGGGAATTGGCGGCAGTGAATGGATCGGGTTCGACGCATTCCGCGAAGTTTTTAATATGAGAGAGTTTTACACCTCACTGCGCAATACCTTTATGCTTAATTTTCTGGATTTGGTAGTCTCTTTCCCTGCCCCTATTATTCTGGCAATCATGCTGTATGAAATTAAGAGTGCCTGGTTCAAAAAGATTTCGCAGACCATTCTCTACATCCCCCACTTCATCTCCTGGGTTATTATCGGGGGGATTGTCTATCAATTGTTCGGCAACCAGTCCGGTATGATTAACGAGGTACTGCAAGGCCTGGGGCTAAACCCGGTTCCTTTTCTGACTGAAAAGGGTCCATGGCTCGTAACCTACCTGTTCACAGGGGTCTGGCAGAGCGCCGGCTGGGGAACGATTCTCTATCTGGCCGCACTCACTGGCGTAAACAGAGAGCTGTTTGAAGCAGCTGAGGTTGACGGGGCAACACGGATGAAGAAGATTTGGTATATTACGCTTCCAAGCATCAAGCCGACGATCGTTACCCTGCTTATTCTCAATCTCGGTAAAATGGTCAGCATCGGCTTCGACCGCCCATATGTTATCGGTAATACGGCGGTACGTGAATATTCCGATGTGCTGAGTACCTTTGTCTACCGGATCGGTCTCGAATCGGGACAATACACACTTGCTACCGTAGTCGGATTGTTCCAGGCTGTGGTCGGACTTGTATTCATTCTTGGCTCCAACTATATTTCGAAAAAAATGACCGGCAACGGTATTATCTGA
- a CDS encoding helix-turn-helix domain-containing protein translates to MFRTWYRRLLLSYFPIFLLTVTILIFASFVFINDISRMETQKADRISASYLMDNVDKTIREVELAVLEGVERSDVYKTYFNNTGQPDTASIYEVAQSLRSLIQDSSYIESIYLVDKVNESVLTESGLRELSGYIDEEWIRQITSGPLQEGWQPVRKFKTELPQRTPIRVLTINKAMPLPFGSEGVLVINVKMSGIEQLVDSMVNQQLSFVSILDSDGQTVYEAHSDHAGAVSGKQLNTLRLERLGWTFASGIKAGNLFGWVSVISYLWVAIALGTVICAIFYLVYVTRRNYKPIQVIMNRIEGHQIRMMDQSTDRPDEMMLIDGVLEDLINHMTDYDRKSRENLLLQRSKLFTDLLHSERLDDAIGRLAELSPLTGADATSRFTVVLSEINRYERVFEERYTRGDQNTLKFALMNVFQELARNAELQGWAEWVGTRRVAILFLANGSDEEMTERIRVFAGDCRSWVEQNLRISLSFGIGPAVTGPGAIRESYAAAEYVMQHKLLKNEDIALAESGEARQPLLETYAYLQMIAEFVKQFRMSSGQWREQLERIFEAFEQNFLQDDDIRSLIQAMLQMLSREVAVMSEELQDELSVETARIRLKGLEEAESLEEMKGILLEYLTDLFRTYVSASETKSYRAMVTEMKNYIEENFANPDLSLKHLSDRFQVSGKYASYLFKTEFKMKFVDFVTELRMKEAEQLLAETDYPLQDIALQVGYANAITFGRVFKRVAGITPGDYRLLKRREAGKA, encoded by the coding sequence TTGTTCCGTACTTGGTATCGCCGGTTGCTGCTATCCTACTTCCCGATTTTTTTGCTGACGGTAACCATCCTGATCTTTGCCTCGTTTGTATTTATTAATGATATTTCGCGGATGGAAACGCAAAAGGCGGACCGCATCTCAGCCAGCTATCTCATGGATAATGTGGATAAGACGATCAGAGAGGTTGAACTGGCGGTGCTGGAGGGCGTTGAGCGCAGTGATGTCTATAAGACGTATTTCAATAACACAGGCCAGCCGGATACCGCGTCCATTTATGAGGTTGCCCAAAGCCTGCGCAGTCTCATTCAGGACTCCTCCTACATCGAATCGATTTATCTGGTTGACAAAGTAAATGAAAGCGTTTTAACAGAATCTGGATTAAGGGAGCTTTCGGGGTATATCGATGAGGAGTGGATCAGGCAGATTACCTCGGGTCCGCTGCAGGAGGGCTGGCAGCCTGTCCGCAAATTTAAAACAGAGCTGCCCCAGCGTACGCCGATACGGGTGCTTACCATTAATAAAGCGATGCCGCTGCCCTTCGGCTCTGAGGGAGTGCTGGTCATCAATGTGAAAATGAGCGGAATTGAGCAGCTTGTCGACAGTATGGTCAACCAGCAGCTTTCTTTTGTGAGCATTCTGGACAGTGACGGGCAGACGGTGTACGAGGCTCATTCAGACCATGCGGGGGCGGTGAGCGGCAAGCAGCTCAACACACTCCGGCTGGAGCGGCTCGGCTGGACCTTTGCAAGCGGAATTAAGGCGGGCAACCTGTTCGGCTGGGTGTCGGTCATTTCCTATCTGTGGGTGGCGATTGCCCTTGGAACAGTGATCTGTGCCATTTTTTATCTGGTCTATGTGACCCGGCGCAACTACAAGCCGATTCAGGTCATCATGAACCGCATTGAAGGCCACCAGATCCGGATGATGGACCAGTCGACTGACAGGCCGGATGAAATGATGCTCATTGACGGGGTGCTGGAGGATCTGATCAACCACATGACCGACTATGACCGCAAAAGCCGGGAGAACCTGCTGCTGCAGCGCAGCAAGCTGTTCACCGATCTGCTGCACAGCGAGCGGCTGGATGATGCCATCGGCCGGCTTGCTGAGCTGTCCCCGCTTACGGGTGCGGATGCAACCTCCCGTTTTACAGTGGTGCTCAGTGAAATTAACCGCTATGAGCGGGTGTTTGAGGAGCGTTATACGAGAGGCGACCAGAATACACTCAAATTTGCCCTGATGAATGTGTTTCAGGAGCTTGCGCGTAACGCAGAGCTGCAGGGCTGGGCGGAATGGGTCGGAACCCGGCGGGTCGCTATATTGTTTCTGGCGAACGGCAGTGACGAGGAGATGACCGAGCGGATCCGTGTTTTTGCCGGCGATTGCCGCTCCTGGGTAGAGCAGAATCTGCGGATCTCCCTCAGCTTCGGCATCGGTCCGGCTGTAACGGGTCCGGGTGCTATCCGGGAATCGTATGCGGCGGCCGAGTATGTCATGCAGCACAAGCTGCTGAAGAATGAGGACATTGCGCTTGCCGAATCGGGGGAAGCGCGCCAGCCGCTGCTGGAGACGTATGCCTATCTGCAGATGATTGCCGAATTCGTCAAGCAGTTCCGGATGTCCAGCGGCCAATGGCGGGAACAGCTCGAGCGGATCTTTGAAGCGTTTGAGCAGAATTTTTTGCAGGATGATGATATCCGGTCGCTGATTCAGGCCATGCTGCAGATGCTGAGCCGGGAGGTAGCCGTGATGTCGGAGGAGCTGCAGGATGAGCTGTCAGTGGAGACGGCTAGAATCCGGCTGAAGGGACTGGAGGAAGCGGAGTCCCTGGAGGAGATGAAGGGCATTCTGCTTGAATACCTGACCGATTTATTCCGTACCTACGTCTCAGCGAGTGAAACCAAGAGCTACCGGGCGATGGTCACGGAGATGAAAAATTATATTGAAGAGAACTTTGCCAATCCGGATCTCTCGCTGAAGCATCTGAGCGACCGGTTTCAGGTATCGGGCAAATATGCCAGCTATCTGTTCAAAACCGAATTCAAGATGAAGTTCGTCGACTTCGTAACGGAGCTGCGGATGAAGGAGGCTGAGCAGCTGCTGGCGGAGACGGATTACCCGCTGCAGGACATCGCGCTCCAGGTAGGCTATGCCAATGCGATTACATTCGGCAGAGTATTTAAACGGGTTGCCGGCATTACACCGGGCGACTACCGTCTGCTCAAACGCCGGGAAGCCGGCAAAGCGTGA
- a CDS encoding carbohydrate ABC transporter permease, which yields MSERTSNRIFDIVVITCVALFVLFCLAPFLHVIAVSLSSNRAITSGEVTIFPIELNWNAYVQVFSDSAMIRSLGYTVLLTAVTTGLCMLFTIAAAYPLTKGYLKGRKTFMVIIIITMFFSGGIIPEYLLMRDLRLLDSSWALILPGLVSPFNLIILISFFNNIPQSLEESAEIDGSSFFRTLVSIVLPLSMPVLATLGLFYAVGRWNGFQDALMYINSPELYPLQLKLFQMVQNNMVSELTQMEGANRTALTPESLKAATVIFATVPILLVYPWLQKYFVSGVMLGAVKG from the coding sequence ATGAGTGAACGTACTTCAAACCGGATTTTCGATATCGTCGTTATTACCTGCGTAGCCTTGTTCGTATTGTTTTGTCTGGCTCCGTTCTTGCATGTTATTGCAGTATCACTCAGCTCCAACCGGGCCATTACCTCGGGTGAAGTTACGATTTTTCCGATTGAATTGAACTGGAACGCCTATGTGCAGGTGTTCTCGGATAGTGCAATGATCCGTTCCCTGGGATATACGGTGCTGCTGACAGCGGTAACGACCGGCCTGTGCATGCTCTTCACCATCGCGGCAGCCTATCCCCTGACCAAAGGCTACCTGAAGGGCCGCAAAACATTTATGGTTATCATCATTATTACCATGTTCTTCAGCGGCGGGATTATTCCGGAATATCTGCTGATGCGCGACCTGCGCCTGCTCGATTCCAGCTGGGCGCTTATCCTTCCCGGACTGGTCAGCCCGTTCAACCTGATTATCCTGATCTCCTTCTTCAATAACATTCCCCAGAGTCTGGAAGAGTCGGCCGAAATCGATGGCAGCTCCTTCTTCCGTACACTGGTAAGCATCGTCCTGCCGCTGTCCATGCCTGTGCTGGCTACGCTAGGCCTCTTCTATGCAGTCGGCAGATGGAACGGCTTCCAGGATGCGCTGATGTATATCAACAGCCCGGAGCTGTATCCGCTGCAGCTCAAGCTGTTCCAGATGGTGCAGAACAACATGGTCTCCGAGCTGACGCAGATGGAAGGTGCGAACCGTACTGCACTGACTCCGGAAAGTCTCAAGGCAGCGACGGTTATCTTCGCAACTGTGCCGATTCTGCTGGTCTATCCGTGGCTGCAGAAGTATTTCGTCAGCGGCGTTATGCTGGGTGCCGTTAAAGGTTAA
- a CDS encoding helix-turn-helix domain-containing protein: protein MGHLTGTREKAAQEVLSGIKAAVVARKYGVTPSTVNQWVRDYREAHGEQDHPYPQDQVEELKRLLDVEQKYEKAVKILGEKELEIEILRELLKKPTPAYPKKSR from the coding sequence ATGGGACACTTAACAGGAACAAGAGAGAAGGCCGCGCAAGAGGTGTTGTCTGGCATTAAGGCAGCGGTGGTTGCCCGAAAGTATGGAGTGACCCCATCGACGGTGAATCAGTGGGTGAGAGATTACCGGGAAGCCCATGGGGAACAAGATCATCCGTATCCCCAAGATCAGGTGGAGGAACTGAAACGCCTGCTGGATGTCGAGCAGAAATACGAGAAGGCTGTGAAGATCCTCGGTGAAAAGGAGCTAGAGATTGAGATTTTGCGTGAACTGCTAAAAAAGCCAACCCCTGCTTATCCGAAAAAATCGAGGTAG
- the iolE gene encoding myo-inosose-2 dehydratase, translating to MFKEEAVRLAIAPIAWTNDDMPELGGSNTFEQCISEMALAGYQGSEVGNKYPRSPEVLHRALGLRGLQIASAWFSAHLTDRPYEETAEAFCAHRDFLHAMGAKVIVVSEQGRSIQGQMETPLFDAKPVFTEDEWKALAEGLGRLGQLAAEKGMAIVYHHHMGTGVQTAAEIARLMELTDPSEVSLLFDTGHLAFSGENPLGVLRAHLPRIRHVHLKDIRPEVVRRVIADKLSFLQAVKAGAFTVPGDGCIEFADIFAELAGSSYTGWFVVEAEQDPALADPLEYAIKAREYIRATSGL from the coding sequence ATGTTCAAAGAAGAGGCGGTCCGGCTGGCGATTGCACCCATTGCCTGGACCAATGATGATATGCCTGAGCTGGGCGGAAGCAATACCTTTGAGCAGTGCATCAGTGAGATGGCATTGGCCGGATATCAGGGCAGCGAGGTCGGAAACAAGTATCCGCGTTCCCCGGAGGTGCTGCACCGGGCGCTGGGACTTCGCGGCCTGCAGATTGCCAGCGCCTGGTTCAGCGCGCATCTGACGGACCGGCCTTATGAAGAGACCGCTGAAGCCTTTTGCGCACACCGTGATTTTCTGCATGCAATGGGTGCCAAGGTCATCGTGGTATCCGAGCAGGGGCGCAGCATCCAGGGGCAGATGGAGACGCCGCTGTTTGATGCCAAGCCTGTCTTTACGGAGGACGAGTGGAAGGCGCTGGCTGAAGGCTTGGGCAGGCTGGGCCAGTTGGCCGCAGAAAAAGGAATGGCTATCGTTTATCACCACCATATGGGAACCGGGGTGCAGACGGCTGCCGAAATTGCCCGGCTGATGGAGCTGACAGACCCGTCGGAGGTATCCTTATTGTTTGATACCGGACATCTGGCTTTTTCCGGTGAAAATCCCCTCGGGGTGCTGCGGGCCCATCTGCCGCGGATCAGGCATGTTCACTTGAAGGACATCCGTCCCGAGGTGGTCCGGCGGGTCATTGCGGATAAGCTCAGCTTCCTGCAGGCGGTAAAAGCGGGGGCGTTTACCGTACCGGGGGATGGATGCATCGAATTCGCAGATATTTTTGCTGAACTGGCCGGATCGTCCTATACCGGGTGGTTCGTGGTCGAGGCTGAGCAGGACCCGGCGCTGGCGGATCCGCTGGAATATGCAATTAAGGCACGGGAGTACATTCGGGCAACCAGCGGGCTGTGA
- a CDS encoding sugar phosphate isomerase/epimerase family protein — protein MKHHTTGDGLLREIRGLGFRRVELNYNVTEEMLGTIEPMIERGEIGISSVHNTFPHVPDPDYGTDSVLLGFEDKEKRQRAIELLVRSAGYAQRYGGEAIVVHPGEVPFPNDIAKELEQLYSGEGKDSTAYRSKWAELLERRETYSAGYVRTITESLYEVCDKAASKGLGSIRFGIETRSRPQQIPTLAEAKRIIRALKGAPVGIWYDTGHAIMMDRLGLYDSVGEMDGLMNDIVGVHIHETIGLSDHWCPYVNSGDMHFYDAYLPMIERAQVKVYELKAACLPDEIHESHRLLTAKLAARGGL, from the coding sequence ATGAAGCACCACACAACCGGAGACGGGCTGCTGCGGGAAATCCGCGGGCTCGGCTTCCGCAGGGTGGAGCTGAACTATAATGTGACCGAAGAGATGCTGGGGACGATTGAACCGATGATCGAGCGGGGGGAGATCGGCATTTCCAGTGTCCACAATACCTTCCCCCATGTTCCGGACCCTGATTACGGCACGGATTCGGTGCTGCTCGGCTTCGAGGATAAGGAGAAGCGGCAGCGGGCTATAGAGCTGCTGGTCCGCTCAGCCGGATATGCGCAGCGCTACGGCGGCGAGGCTATAGTGGTCCATCCCGGGGAAGTGCCTTTTCCTAATGATATTGCCAAGGAGCTGGAGCAGCTCTACAGCGGTGAGGGAAAGGATTCGACCGCCTACCGCAGCAAATGGGCGGAGCTGCTGGAGCGGCGGGAGACGTACAGTGCAGGATATGTGCGGACCATTACGGAGAGCCTGTACGAAGTATGCGACAAGGCAGCTTCGAAGGGGCTCGGCAGCATCCGCTTTGGTATCGAGACGCGCTCCCGGCCGCAGCAGATACCGACGCTTGCCGAGGCCAAAAGAATTATCCGGGCGCTGAAGGGCGCTCCGGTCGGCATCTGGTATGATACCGGTCATGCCATTATGATGGACCGGCTGGGGCTGTATGACAGTGTGGGAGAGATGGACGGACTGATGAATGATATTGTCGGCGTCCATATTCACGAAACCATCGGACTCTCAGATCACTGGTGCCCCTATGTGAACAGCGGGGATATGCATTTCTATGATGCCTATCTGCCGATGATCGAGCGGGCTCAGGTCAAAGTGTATGAGCTGAAGGCGGCTTGCCTGCCGGATGAAATTCATGAGAGCCACCGTCTGCTTACAGCCAAGCTGGCGGCGCGGGGGGGCCTCTGA